From a region of the Candidatus Methanoperedens sp. genome:
- a CDS encoding NAD(P)/FAD-dependent oxidoreductase — translation MSYDAIVVGAGPAGSVTAKTVAAAGFSVLVLEKNTTCRSPCAGYISRTINLELPENCIIQSKITTMRTYFPDLSFHDFQLDGFVVDRPSFDTALVMKAKESGAEFKWDSPLSNLIPGGVEFRGGKASGKVIVGADGVFSKTATLLGMERQKVAVCAQYHVKGIRLLSETGEIFFDNNYAPGGYVWVYPTGEDSAKIGLGLTKGNPREYLDAFIGDRIADRFAGRKKEYITGALPVAGLREKLVFNNVLLAGDSAGMADPITGAGINNAVLSGEIAGRTIIEALENDDVAVLLNYETRIRRLLGKPLARALEKRKRLDACVNNELLQEHLPEFWVTFKQYWA, via the coding sequence ATGAGCTATGATGCGATTGTGGTGGGAGCGGGACCTGCAGGGTCTGTTACCGCAAAAACTGTAGCTGCAGCAGGCTTTAGCGTGCTGGTGCTTGAAAAAAACACCACGTGCAGGTCGCCGTGCGCCGGATACATCAGCCGCACCATCAATCTTGAGCTGCCCGAAAACTGCATCATCCAATCAAAAATAACAACAATGCGCACCTATTTTCCTGATTTATCGTTCCATGATTTCCAGCTTGATGGGTTCGTGGTGGATAGACCTTCGTTTGACACGGCTCTTGTAATGAAAGCGAAAGAATCGGGTGCAGAATTCAAATGGGATTCGCCTCTTTCGAACCTGATTCCAGGAGGTGTTGAATTCCGGGGCGGAAAGGCTTCTGGAAAGGTAATAGTTGGAGCAGATGGGGTTTTTTCAAAAACAGCGACGCTTCTGGGGATGGAGAGACAAAAAGTTGCGGTGTGCGCCCAGTATCACGTAAAAGGCATCAGACTTTTATCAGAAACAGGTGAGATTTTTTTTGATAACAATTACGCACCGGGAGGATATGTATGGGTATACCCGACAGGGGAAGATTCTGCGAAAATAGGTCTGGGTCTCACGAAAGGAAACCCGCGTGAATATCTGGATGCTTTTATTGGAGACCGAATCGCAGACCGGTTTGCCGGTCGGAAAAAAGAATACATCACCGGTGCCCTTCCTGTCGCAGGACTCCGGGAAAAACTCGTTTTTAACAATGTTCTTCTTGCCGGAGATAGTGCAGGAATGGCTGACCCGATAACTGGCGCAGGTATCAACAATGCTGTACTTTCCGGCGAGATAGCTGGAAGAACAATAATAGAAGCACTTGAAAATGATGACGTGGCAGTGCTTTTGAATTACGAAACCAGAATTAGAAGGCTGCTTGGAAAGCCGCTTGCAAGAGCGCTTGAAAAAAGAAAGAGGCTGGATGCCTGTGTTAATAATGAGTTATTACAGGAGCATCTGCCTGAATTTTGGGTTACTTTTAAGCAGTACTGGGCATGA
- the uvrB gene encoding excinuclease ABC subunit UvrB encodes MEFRLVSGFEPKGDQIKAIEILIFGIEQGMKHQTLLGVTGSGKTFTVANVINKVQRPTLVISHNKTLAAQLYSEFKAFFPENAVEYFVSYYDYYQPEAYIPQTDTYIEKDASINQEINRMRLSATRSLFERRDVIVVASVSCIYGIGSPQEWQEMSILLKKGEEIERRVLLSSLVDMQYERNDLDFSTGKFRARGDTIEVFPSYASNGVRIELFGDEIDRISEFDTLTGKTLRESDAVVIYPAKHFVMPQEKIEAAIESIEAELRDRLHELKSMGKILEAARLEQRTKFDIEMMHEIGYCQGIENYSRHMDGRRAGEPPYTLLDYFPKDFLIVIDESHVTLPQLRGMHAGDRARKGSLVDYGFRMPSAYDNRPLTFDEFSSRVNQVLYVSATPAEYEIEQSAQVVEQIIRPTGLVDPEIVVKPVQGQIDDLMAEIHAKTAKKHRVLVTTLTKRMAEDLTEYLIGAGIKARYMHSEIETLERIEIIRGLRLGEFDVLVGINLLREGLDLPEVALVAILDADKEGFLRSDRSLLQTIGRTSRNIEGRVVMYAERITGSMQRAMDETNRRRAMQVKYNEEHDITPQTIRKAVEPRAITEEAALPKEEMFNYIVELEAEMHRAAKNLEFEKAAKIRDRIAKLRKDI; translated from the coding sequence TTGGAATTTAGACTTGTTTCTGGTTTTGAACCCAAGGGAGACCAGATAAAAGCGATTGAAATCCTTATTTTCGGCATAGAACAGGGTATGAAGCACCAGACCCTGCTCGGCGTGACGGGTTCGGGAAAAACATTCACGGTTGCGAATGTTATAAACAAGGTGCAAAGACCCACGCTCGTGATTTCACACAACAAGACCCTTGCAGCACAGTTATACTCCGAGTTCAAGGCATTTTTTCCTGAAAATGCAGTGGAATATTTTGTGAGCTATTATGATTACTACCAGCCTGAAGCGTATATTCCGCAGACAGATACGTATATCGAAAAAGATGCATCGATAAACCAGGAAATCAACAGGATGCGCCTTTCCGCCACACGCTCACTCTTTGAGCGGCGGGACGTGATTGTTGTGGCAAGTGTGTCCTGCATCTACGGCATCGGTTCGCCTCAGGAATGGCAGGAGATGTCCATTTTGCTTAAGAAGGGAGAAGAGATTGAGCGGCGGGTTTTACTTTCAAGCCTTGTGGATATGCAGTATGAGCGCAATGACCTTGATTTCAGCACCGGAAAATTCCGGGCGCGGGGAGATACAATCGAGGTATTCCCGTCGTATGCTTCAAACGGTGTCAGGATAGAACTTTTTGGCGATGAAATCGATAGAATTTCCGAATTTGACACCCTGACAGGAAAAACATTGAGGGAGAGCGATGCTGTGGTTATATACCCGGCAAAACATTTCGTGATGCCTCAGGAAAAGATAGAGGCTGCTATCGAGTCGATCGAAGCCGAACTCAGGGACAGGCTCCATGAGTTAAAATCCATGGGGAAAATTCTTGAAGCCGCCCGCCTTGAGCAGCGAACGAAGTTCGATATCGAGATGATGCATGAAATCGGTTACTGCCAGGGGATAGAGAACTACAGCCGCCACATGGATGGGCGCAGAGCCGGCGAGCCGCCTTACACATTACTCGATTATTTCCCGAAAGACTTTCTTATCGTTATCGATGAATCGCATGTCACGCTGCCGCAGCTGCGAGGAATGCACGCCGGCGACCGCGCAAGGAAAGGTTCGCTTGTGGATTATGGTTTCAGGATGCCTTCAGCTTATGATAACCGCCCGCTGACTTTCGATGAGTTCAGTTCCAGGGTGAACCAGGTGCTGTATGTTTCTGCCACGCCTGCCGAATATGAAATAGAGCAGAGCGCACAGGTTGTTGAGCAGATCATCCGCCCCACAGGGCTTGTGGATCCCGAGATTGTGGTAAAACCAGTACAGGGGCAGATAGATGACCTGATGGCTGAAATCCATGCGAAGACCGCAAAAAAACACAGGGTGCTTGTCACCACGCTTACAAAAAGGATGGCAGAAGACCTGACAGAATATCTCATCGGCGCAGGAATCAAGGCAAGGTACATGCATTCAGAGATTGAGACGCTTGAGCGCATTGAGATTATCAGGGGGCTGCGCCTCGGCGAGTTCGATGTGCTTGTGGGAATTAACCTCCTGCGTGAGGGGCTTGATTTACCAGAGGTTGCACTGGTTGCGATACTCGATGCAGACAAGGAAGGCTTCCTGCGCTCCGACCGCTCACTGTTGCAGACCATAGGCAGGACATCGAGGAATATCGAAGGCAGGGTTGTGATGTATGCAGAAAGGATTACGGGTTCGATGCAGAGGGCGATGGATGAGACAAACCGCAGGCGAGCGATGCAGGTAAAGTACAACGAGGAGCATGATATCACCCCGCAGACCATCAGGAAGGCGGTGGAACCGAGGGCGATAACCGAGGAAGCTGCGCTGCCAAAAGAGGAGATGTTCAATTATATTGTTGAGCTTGAGGCTGAAATGCACAGGGCTGCGAAGAACCTTGAATTCGAGAAGGCTGCGAAGATAAGGGACAGGATTGCGAAATTGAGGAAAGATATCTGA
- a CDS encoding slipin family protein produces the protein MVDIIATVIVVILIVIILAQSIKVVREYERVVIFRMGRLFGAKGPGIFLIIPIMDSPVKVDLRIITIDVPKQTIITRDNVSVDVDAVIYYRVVEPTNAITKVENYRIATSMLGQTTLRDILGQIELDDLLAKREDLNKKLQAVLDVATEPWGIKITAVTIRDVSLPESMMRAIAKQAEAERERRSRIILAEGEFQASQKMMEAAELYQKVPIAMKLRELQTLAEIAREKNMIVVTTGAPGSDISNIAGLTGAFAKGGTKAENK, from the coding sequence ATGGTAGACATAATAGCAACAGTAATCGTCGTGATATTAATAGTAATAATACTCGCACAGTCCATCAAGGTTGTCCGAGAATACGAGCGCGTTGTCATCTTCAGGATGGGCAGATTATTCGGGGCAAAAGGGCCAGGGATATTCCTGATAATCCCAATCATGGACAGCCCCGTGAAGGTGGATCTTCGGATAATCACAATCGATGTGCCAAAACAGACCATAATCACACGGGATAACGTGAGCGTTGACGTTGATGCCGTCATATACTACCGGGTCGTAGAACCCACGAATGCGATCACAAAGGTGGAGAACTACAGGATAGCCACAAGCATGCTTGGGCAGACCACGCTGCGGGATATCCTGGGACAGATAGAACTGGATGACCTGCTCGCAAAGCGGGAAGATCTGAACAAGAAACTCCAGGCTGTCCTTGATGTGGCAACGGAGCCGTGGGGTATAAAGATCACAGCAGTCACGATACGGGATGTGAGCCTGCCTGAATCCATGATGCGCGCCATAGCGAAGCAGGCAGAAGCTGAGAGGGAGCGCCGCTCAAGGATCATACTTGCAGAGGGAGAATTCCAGGCAAGCCAGAAGATGATGGAAGCTGCCGAGTTGTACCAGAAGGTGCCCATCGCCATGAAGCTGCGAGAACTCCAGACGCTTGCAGAGATTGCAAGAGAAAAGAACATGATCGTTGTCACGACCGGCGCGCCGGGAAGCGACATCAGTAATATCGCGGGTTTGACAGGCGCTTTCGCAAAGGGTGGAACGAAGGCTGAAAATAAATGA
- a CDS encoding 30S ribosomal protein S8e codes for MRWQGKPTRKYTGGRIIRARGKRKFEIGGEPANTHLGETIRKTVKTLGGREKVRLLRDSTAIVTDPRTKKSKRVKIETVTGNPANIHYVRRNIVTKGSIIKTEIGSARVTNRPGQDGSINAVLMPSTA; via the coding sequence ATGAGATGGCAAGGCAAACCAACGCGCAAATACACAGGCGGGAGAATAATACGGGCGAGAGGAAAAAGAAAATTTGAAATTGGCGGAGAACCCGCAAATACACATCTTGGTGAAACTATAAGGAAAACAGTTAAAACCCTGGGCGGTCGGGAAAAAGTCAGGCTCTTAAGAGACAGTACTGCTATAGTGACAGACCCAAGAACAAAGAAATCTAAGAGGGTCAAGATAGAGACAGTGACGGGCAACCCGGCTAATATACACTATGTCAGGCGAAACATTGTGACAAAAGGCTCTATCATAAAAACAGAGATCGGCAGCGCCCGCGTGACAAATAGACCCGGGCAGGATGGCAGTATCAATGCTGTCCTCATGCCCAGTACTGCTTAA
- a CDS encoding type II/IV secretion system ATPase subunit encodes MEEIREKVRGFLTEFTSPGEKDVERFVSNIAAENPSLEIGLFRKNLIKLVKQAREITAYKKGLSFLEKDSPYYNELETALKKAKEGQLNLEDISEELKTVKRILKSVKKAEGAEKLKTIEKIEDSPRLEETIEKEEEKRPEKPRKDEKTVKKRGKRKEERTEKGELEGMEGLVQHLDADTTREIIKEGMTPEKHARFEQLQEKLLSDVETGMKKLKEAPPETPVTLFGRIKTFFTKEAEEIEGYNQALHGPLVTFEGMKGYNEVERYWVNEPYAFVVMLFNLEKNSYLYYVAEPKLSDFEDLFLKEIKDRLKDVLLFEDIKSDEDKEKILTSKVRRLVKDYAIDINPVTLEKILYYTRRDFIKFGKIDPLMHDNNIEDISSNGYDIPIYLYHKKYTNMPTNVYYTENELDSYVIRLAQRCGKHISIAEPMVDATMPDGSRIQMTLGTQVTTHGATFTIRKFSEVPITPVDLINWSTFSAEEMAYLWLCIENNKSLIFSGGTASGKTSSLNAVSIFIPWQAKIISLEDTRELKLPHPNWIPGVTRDSFTADGKGTIDMYDLLRAALRQRPEYLLVGEVRGKEALTLFQAMSTGHTTFSTMHADSVSSAIHRLENPPISVPRSMIQALNIMSIQAQTYVNGKRARRNMKLVEITDIDPTTRNIRTNDIFAWDALTDKFHRVGESKALNDIVIRRGWNITDLKKELSNRQKILEFMVNNKITDFNAISTIVHDYQVAPDKVLKNLNISG; translated from the coding sequence ATGGAAGAAATACGCGAAAAAGTGCGTGGATTCTTAACTGAATTTACGAGTCCTGGTGAGAAGGATGTAGAGAGGTTTGTGAGCAATATAGCTGCAGAAAACCCCTCTCTTGAAATCGGGCTTTTCAGGAAGAATTTGATCAAGCTCGTAAAGCAGGCAAGAGAAATTACAGCTTATAAAAAAGGGCTTTCTTTTTTAGAAAAGGACTCGCCTTATTATAATGAACTTGAAACTGCTTTAAAAAAAGCTAAAGAAGGGCAGCTGAATCTGGAAGATATTTCCGAAGAATTAAAAACGGTAAAAAGAATCCTGAAATCGGTTAAAAAAGCAGAAGGCGCAGAGAAACTAAAAACTATAGAGAAAATAGAGGATTCTCCAAGACTCGAAGAGACGATTGAAAAAGAGGAAGAAAAAAGGCCAGAGAAGCCAAGAAAGGATGAAAAAACCGTAAAAAAGAGGGGAAAAAGAAAAGAAGAAAGAACAGAGAAAGGTGAACTTGAGGGGATGGAAGGGCTGGTGCAGCACCTCGATGCGGATACGACTCGTGAAATAATAAAGGAGGGGATGACACCTGAAAAACATGCCAGATTCGAACAACTTCAAGAAAAATTATTATCAGATGTCGAAACCGGCATGAAAAAGCTTAAAGAGGCTCCCCCCGAAACACCGGTGACTTTGTTTGGGAGGATAAAAACTTTTTTCACAAAAGAAGCTGAAGAAATAGAGGGATACAACCAGGCATTGCACGGTCCGCTAGTCACCTTTGAAGGCATGAAAGGGTATAATGAAGTTGAGCGCTACTGGGTAAATGAACCTTATGCTTTTGTGGTAATGCTCTTTAATCTTGAAAAAAACTCCTATCTGTATTATGTGGCAGAGCCAAAACTTTCAGATTTCGAGGATTTATTCCTGAAAGAAATTAAAGACAGACTAAAAGATGTCCTTCTTTTTGAAGATATAAAGAGCGATGAAGATAAGGAAAAAATTCTAACATCTAAAGTCAGACGCCTGGTAAAGGATTATGCTATTGATATAAACCCGGTGACCCTTGAAAAAATATTATACTATACACGGAGAGATTTCATCAAATTCGGCAAGATCGACCCGCTTATGCATGACAACAATATTGAAGATATTTCTTCCAACGGCTACGACATCCCGATATATCTTTACCATAAGAAATACACCAACATGCCCACAAACGTTTATTATACCGAGAACGAGCTTGATTCGTATGTAATAAGGCTTGCCCAACGCTGCGGAAAGCATATCTCGATAGCTGAGCCAATGGTTGACGCCACCATGCCCGATGGTTCGCGTATCCAGATGACGCTCGGCACTCAAGTGACAACCCACGGTGCAACGTTTACCATTCGAAAGTTCAGCGAAGTCCCGATAACGCCAGTTGACCTGATTAACTGGAGTACGTTCTCGGCAGAGGAAATGGCATATCTCTGGCTCTGCATTGAAAACAATAAGAGTTTGATTTTCTCTGGTGGCACAGCTTCAGGAAAAACTTCCTCGCTCAATGCAGTTTCCATTTTCATTCCATGGCAGGCAAAAATAATCTCACTTGAAGACACCCGTGAACTGAAACTTCCACATCCCAACTGGATTCCAGGAGTAACCAGGGACTCCTTCACTGCTGACGGAAAGGGAACCATCGATATGTACGATCTCTTAAGAGCCGCGCTGCGCCAGAGGCCAGAATACCTGCTGGTGGGCGAGGTCAGGGGTAAAGAAGCACTCACACTATTCCAGGCGATGAGCACAGGTCACACCACGTTCTCAACCATGCATGCCGATTCGGTTTCGAGCGCTATACACCGTCTTGAGAATCCTCCCATCAGCGTTCCAAGGAGCATGATTCAAGCCCTTAATATTATGAGCATTCAGGCGCAGACCTATGTAAACGGAAAAAGAGCACGCCGCAACATGAAACTCGTTGAGATTACCGATATAGACCCCACAACCAGGAACATAAGGACTAATGATATATTTGCATGGGACGCTTTAACAGATAAATTCCACAGGGTTGGGGAGTCAAAAGCCTTGAATGATATAGTGATCAGGAGAGGCTGGAATATTACGGATTTGAAAAAAGAATTATCTAACAGGCAAAAAATACTCGAGTTCATGGTTAATAATAAAATAACAGATTTTAACGCGATTTCTACCATTGTCCATGATTATCAGGTAGCTCCTGACAAGGTTCTCAAAAATTTGAACATCTCAGGATGA
- a CDS encoding PIN domain-containing protein, which yields MIYFFDTYALFEIFFGNENYLKYLDSEVVTTRLNLMEIYYHLLRDYGEATAEKYYDETIGYSIEFTDKDIKGAMKFRLKMKKKKKALSYVDALGYTIANRMKIRFLTGDIAFEDVPNVEYVK from the coding sequence ATGATCTATTTCTTCGACACCTATGCACTGTTTGAAATATTTTTTGGAAATGAGAATTATTTGAAATACCTTGATTCAGAGGTTGTTACTACCCGCCTGAATCTTATGGAGATATATTATCACCTGCTGAGGGATTATGGAGAAGCGACTGCTGAGAAATACTACGATGAAACTATCGGCTATTCAATAGAGTTCACTGATAAGGACATTAAAGGCGCCATGAAGTTCAGGTTAAAAATGAAGAAAAAGAAGAAGGCGCTGAGCTATGTCGATGCACTTGGATACACAATCGCCAATAGAATGAAAATACGATTCCTCACAGGCGATATTGCATTTGAAGATGTTCCGAACGTGGAATACGTCAAGTGA
- a CDS encoding biotin/lipoate A/B protein ligase family protein: MEEWRFIDFGLVDIRDMMAMDEAILKGDEGNTFFFWTPKKSIILGFFQKAGVELNLANCRDYTITRRISGGGIAFSDDMGRQINYGVVGTIDNDLFPLDIIESYEQICGVIIDALLHYGLNAAFRPINDVVVDNKKISGNAQTRWEGKLLQNGTLLLDFDIEEMLRISNIPKEKFLDKKIASIREGLTWLDRELGERRDMEEIKSIIKRKFEERFHVRLKTGIPSEREKTLADRLLPKYYSYEWVYR, from the coding sequence ATGGAAGAGTGGCGCTTCATCGACTTCGGACTTGTGGACATACGCGATATGATGGCAATGGACGAAGCTATATTGAAAGGGGATGAAGGCAATACCTTCTTTTTCTGGACACCCAAAAAATCCATAATCCTGGGGTTTTTCCAGAAGGCAGGCGTGGAATTGAACCTTGCCAACTGCAGAGATTATACAATTACAAGAAGAATAAGCGGGGGCGGGATAGCGTTCTCGGATGACATGGGAAGACAGATCAATTACGGCGTTGTGGGAACAATCGACAACGACTTATTTCCGCTTGATATAATCGAATCGTATGAACAGATATGCGGCGTCATAATAGATGCGCTTCTTCATTATGGTCTGAATGCAGCGTTTCGCCCCATCAACGATGTCGTGGTGGACAACAAGAAAATCTCAGGCAATGCCCAGACAAGGTGGGAAGGGAAACTGCTCCAGAACGGCACCTTGCTCCTTGATTTTGATATAGAGGAGATGCTCAGGATATCGAATATACCAAAGGAAAAATTCCTTGATAAAAAAATAGCATCCATCAGGGAAGGGCTTACCTGGCTTGACCGCGAACTTGGGGAAAGGCGCGATATGGAAGAGATCAAATCCATAATAAAAAGAAAATTCGAAGAGCGTTTCCATGTCAGATTAAAAACCGGAATCCCAAGCGAAAGAGAAAAGACACTTGCCGACAGACTTTTGCCAAAGTATTACTCGTATGAGTGGGTATATAGATGA
- a CDS encoding nodulation protein NfeD codes for MKLLAAALLIFSFFVQTASAQVVVVELKDTITSASVSIVNEALETARLEHAQALVITLNTPGGGLDETKKILDAIDASPVPVIGYVYPKGATAWSAGTIILLGTDIAAMAPNTIIGSAQPVEVTSQGLTPVTEEKIVNAVVALAEEKARQHGRNVSAAGEFITKNLNLDAEQAKNATVIEVVSPSIEELLTKVDGMKVKGRVLATSGAAFSYYSPSIRLSIMNILSNPILAALLLLVGIYSLVFGLTSPGFGAEIFGVISISLGLIGLGFSVNIAALFLIALGMALLLFELHISTFGLIGIAGIVCVVVGSILLVPLGYPGMYSIEFQTTMLISLLAPAIVFGGFLAFAIYKMMQIRRKKPVIGEIAGDVAETIDVITPEATGFVRYQGEYWKARSEEMIEPGTKVVITGKDGAVLIVRVKET; via the coding sequence ATGAAGCTTCTGGCTGCTGCTTTATTAATTTTTTCCTTTTTCGTACAGACCGCGAGCGCACAGGTTGTGGTGGTAGAACTTAAGGATACCATAACTTCTGCCAGCGTCAGTATTGTGAACGAAGCGCTTGAAACTGCCAGGCTTGAGCACGCCCAGGCACTCGTAATCACCCTGAATACACCGGGCGGCGGGCTTGATGAAACTAAAAAAATCCTTGATGCCATCGATGCCTCGCCTGTGCCTGTAATAGGCTACGTGTATCCAAAAGGCGCCACTGCATGGTCTGCCGGAACGATAATACTTCTCGGAACAGATATTGCAGCCATGGCGCCGAATACGATAATCGGCTCGGCACAGCCAGTGGAAGTAACTTCGCAAGGCTTGACGCCTGTCACGGAAGAAAAGATTGTAAATGCGGTTGTTGCACTTGCGGAAGAAAAGGCAAGGCAGCATGGAAGGAATGTGAGCGCAGCGGGTGAATTTATCACGAAAAACCTGAACCTGGATGCTGAACAGGCAAAAAATGCGACTGTAATAGAGGTTGTTTCGCCCAGCATCGAAGAACTGCTGACAAAGGTGGATGGGATGAAGGTAAAGGGGAGGGTGCTTGCCACATCAGGGGCTGCCTTTAGCTATTATTCGCCCTCGATTCGCCTCTCAATCATGAATATCCTTTCAAACCCGATTCTAGCGGCTCTTCTTTTACTCGTCGGCATCTATTCACTCGTATTCGGGCTTACAAGTCCGGGCTTCGGCGCAGAGATATTCGGCGTTATTTCCATAAGCCTCGGGCTGATTGGGCTTGGTTTCTCGGTGAATATAGCAGCGCTGTTCCTGATTGCTCTTGGGATGGCACTGTTATTATTCGAACTGCACATCTCGACATTCGGACTCATAGGCATAGCAGGAATAGTATGCGTTGTTGTGGGAAGTATACTGCTTGTGCCATTGGGTTATCCAGGTATGTATTCAATCGAATTCCAGACAACCATGCTGATAAGCCTGCTTGCGCCTGCTATTGTCTTTGGCGGGTTTCTTGCCTTTGCGATCTACAAGATGATGCAGATACGAAGGAAAAAACCTGTGATTGGAGAAATTGCGGGGGACGTTGCAGAGACAATCGATGTTATAACTCCCGAAGCAACAGGTTTTGTGAGGTACCAGGGAGAATACTGGAAGGCAAGGTCAGAGGAGATGATCGAGCCGGGAACTAAAGTGGTCATAACAGGAAAGGACGGGGCTGTGTTGATTGTCAGGGTTAAAGAAACCTAA
- a CDS encoding type II secretion system F family protein: MASKIELFFQKLKILPFVLLGDRMRARKEEFRDLRTALRQARIPISYEMYISNAVFYSVLAGLVGAALGLITAYIVVSMLPAQITRLTFTPSTVWLLQYREISVSIFIVVFLALLFGGITYMLFLVYPAFTAGERKGSIDKNLPYAVTFMYALSRGGMNVIEILRSMSKCTDTYGEVAKEVDVVVRDMDFFGNDLRTALHSICEVTPSENFRDLMYNLLTVIDSGGNISTYFRDKSEQYLNRAKIEQKGFLETLGLIAESYVTAFVAGPLFIIILGVMMSVMGSGSQIMIYAIIYAVIPIGSMMFVVMVSIITPGSTDEAPLLPTHNYVGEIVVPETDEKTIFFKFIKSRNSLKIRQMLRDPLKPMKEKPEYSLVVSGPIALIFLVISIFSAMKAPDFIDFIDDRIVFTVFILIIPLMFFHEYKKRREDKLQSQMPDFLKKLASTNETGMTLRDSLKLITRTDIGLGKDIKKIWNDIEWGLAINEALVRFANRIRTHIVARSITLLTKANESSGDMSEVLNVAARDVAAEQELKNERRVNMFIYVVIIYISFLVFIGIIYIISTTFLAEMVKAGEKVSSSSGAGGAVPLSLSREKLNVYNRIFFHGALIQGFSSGLIAGVMGEGSALSGLKHSVIMVTIGYLLFTLFVL, from the coding sequence ATGGCGAGTAAAATCGAATTATTTTTTCAGAAATTAAAGATATTGCCATTTGTCCTGCTCGGCGACAGGATGAGAGCGAGGAAGGAAGAGTTCCGAGACCTGCGGACGGCATTGAGACAGGCGCGTATCCCCATATCCTATGAAATGTATATATCAAATGCTGTGTTTTACTCGGTGCTCGCGGGTCTTGTGGGGGCAGCCCTGGGTTTGATAACAGCTTATATTGTGGTAAGTATGCTTCCGGCACAAATCACCCGTCTCACATTCACTCCATCGACTGTATGGCTGCTCCAGTATAGAGAAATATCAGTTTCTATTTTTATCGTGGTATTTCTTGCCCTGCTGTTTGGCGGTATTACTTACATGCTCTTTCTTGTCTACCCAGCTTTCACCGCAGGAGAGAGAAAAGGCTCAATTGATAAAAACCTGCCCTATGCCGTTACCTTCATGTATGCATTAAGCCGGGGCGGAATGAATGTTATTGAGATATTACGCTCCATGAGCAAATGCACCGACACGTATGGCGAAGTAGCCAAGGAAGTGGATGTTGTGGTGCGTGACATGGATTTTTTCGGGAACGACCTCCGAACCGCGCTTCACAGTATATGCGAGGTTACACCGTCTGAGAATTTCAGGGACCTTATGTACAATCTTCTTACGGTGATAGACAGCGGCGGAAATATTTCCACCTATTTTCGGGATAAATCCGAGCAATACCTCAACAGAGCCAAGATCGAGCAGAAAGGATTCCTTGAAACACTGGGATTGATAGCAGAGTCATACGTGACAGCCTTTGTGGCAGGTCCCCTGTTTATTATAATTCTTGGGGTGATGATGTCGGTAATGGGTTCAGGCAGTCAGATAATGATATATGCTATAATATATGCTGTGATACCAATCGGTTCAATGATGTTTGTAGTAATGGTGAGTATAATAACCCCCGGTTCCACGGACGAGGCGCCGCTTCTGCCAACTCATAATTACGTTGGTGAAATAGTTGTTCCTGAAACAGACGAAAAGACTATATTTTTTAAATTTATCAAATCGAGAAACTCTCTAAAAATAAGACAGATGCTCCGCGACCCATTAAAGCCCATGAAAGAAAAGCCGGAGTATTCTTTGGTAGTAAGCGGACCTATTGCTCTTATCTTCCTTGTAATTTCAATTTTTAGTGCGATGAAAGCACCGGACTTTATAGACTTCATAGATGATAGAATAGTTTTTACAGTCTTTATCCTGATCATCCCCCTGATGTTTTTTCACGAATACAAGAAAAGAAGGGAAGACAAATTACAATCTCAGATGCCCGATTTCTTGAAAAAACTTGCCAGTACCAATGAGACTGGAATGACACTTCGAGATTCTCTCAAATTGATAACGCGCACAGATATCGGTTTGGGCAAGGATATTAAGAAAATATGGAATGATATTGAGTGGGGACTTGCAATTAATGAAGCACTTGTGCGCTTCGCAAACAGGATAAGGACACATATCGTGGCTCGTTCTATTACTTTATTGACAAAAGCCAACGAATCCAGTGGCGATATGAGCGAAGTGCTGAATGTCGCGGCAAGGGATGTCGCTGCAGAGCAGGAATTAAAAAACGAACGCAGGGTTAATATGTTTATTTACGTTGTAATTATTTACATATCGTTCCTCGTATTCATTGGTATCATTTACATAATCTCTACAACATTCCTTGCGGAGATGGTAAAGGCGGGAGAAAAAGTTTCAAGCAGCAGCGGTGCAGGGGGTGCGGTTCCCCTCAGTCTAAGTCGGGAAAAATTGAATGTGTATAACCGCATATTCTTCCACGGCGCCCTGATACAGGGTTTTTCCTCTGGATTGATTGCAGGAGTAATGGGAGAAGGCAGCGCTCTCTCAGGCTTAAAGCATTCTGTGATAATGGTAACTATTGGCTATCTCTTATTTACGCTGTTTGTGCTTTAA